CTGCTCTTCTTCTATGCCATCGTCGCGGTCCTCGCCGCGCGCCAGGCGGACCACACCAGCACCGAATGAGCGGCTAAGCCGCCACCCCGGCCGCGCCGGGGCGACCCCAGGGGAGGACTTCATGAGCACCATCGCCTTCATCGGCCTCGGCAACATGGGCGGGCCCATGGCCGCCAATCTCATCAAGGCCGGCCACCGCGTCATCGGCACCGATCTCGCCCCCGCTGCCGTCGAGCGTCATGTCGCGGCCGGTGGTGTCGCGGGCGCCTCCATCGCCGCGGCGGTGGCCGAGGCCGACGTGGTCGTCACCATGCTGCCCTCGGGGCGCGAGGTGAAGGCGCTCTATGGCGGGGCGCAGGGCATCATCGCCTCCGCCAAGGCCGGGGCGATCCTGATCGATTCCTCCACCATCGATGTGGACAGCGCCCGTGCCGTTGCCACGGACGCGGCGGCCCGCGGCCTCGCGATGATCGATGCCCCGGTCTCCGGCGGCGTCGGTGGCGCCACGGCCGGCACGCTCACCTTCATGTGCGGCGGCGACGATGCCGCCTTCGCCCGGGCCAAGCCCTATCTTGAGGCCATGGGCAAGACGATCGTCCATGCCGGTGGGCCCGGGAACGGCCAGGCCGCCAAGATCTGCAACAACATGATCCTCGGCATCACCATGATCGCCACCTCCGAGGCCTTCGTGCTCGCCGAGAAGCTCGGCCTCGATGCGCAGAAGCTCTTCGACATCGCCTCGAAGTCCTCCGGCCAGTCCTGGTCGCTCACCACCTATTGCCCGGTGCCGGGCCCGGTGCCGACCTCGCCGGCAAACCGCAGCTATCAGGCGGGCTTCACCGCCGCGATGATGCTGAAGGACCTGAAGCTTGCCCAGGATGCCGCCCGCTCTGCCGGGGCCGTCACGCCGCTTGGCGCCGAGGCGACCGCCCTCTACGGCCTCTATGCCGCCCAGGGCGAGGCCAGCACCGACTTTTCCGGCATCGTCAATTTCCTGCGGGGGAAGTGACCCCCACTTCCCTTAGGGAAGATGTTGGCTCGCCCCTGACCGCGCGGAAGCTTGTCACCACGGGCTTCCGCGCCGTCATCGCGCTATGATGAATGCCGGGTTTCACCGGTCGCGGGCAGTCGATGGATTGCTCTGCCGCCCCTTGGTTGACGATGCCTTTCCCGGGTCTGAACAGTCTGTGAAGATCACAGCCGATGCCCTTGGAAATCCGCCCTTCCCATCGTTGACGGAAGCTTGCCGAAAACCCGGTCGGTTGATGAAAAGACAATGAGATATTGCCGAGAGATCAACGCAATAACTTGTTGATCTAATAGTGGTTAAGCCGCCTTCATCGTGTTTGTTCGGGCGCTCTTAAAATTCACGGGGCTAGGTTGGCATCACACGAGCGGTGAACAGGGCCGCTCGGCCGAGGGTCAAAAAACAGCCCCGGCGCCAACCCGGACAAGAGGCGTCCCATGAGCATGATGACGAAGACGCGCGAGGTTGCCTCGCCGCCGATCTCCCCCGAGCGTCTCGAGCGTTTCGAGGCCATCACCCCCGTCTATATGGAGGCCCTGACGCTCATCGAGCGCCTGCACCGCCGCCTGCTGGACGTGATCAAGGATGAGTTCGACCGCCGCAGCCGCTCCGACATCAACGCCGTCCAGGCGCTGCTGCTCTTCAACATCGGCGACCGCGAACTGACCGCCGGCGAACTGCGGACCAAGGGCTACTATCTCGGCTCCAACGTCTCCTACAACCTCAAGAAGCTCGTCGAGATGGGCTATCTGTCCCACCAGCGCTCGCGCATCGACCGCCGGTCGGTCCGCATCTCGCTGACGGACAAGGGCCACGAGATCGCCGCCATCGTGCAGGCCCTCTACGCCAAGCACGTCCGCACGGTCGAGCAGGTCGGCGGCGTCAGCCTCGATGACTTCAAGGCGCTCAACAAGTCGCTGCTGCGCCTGGAGCGCTTCTGGACCGACCAGATCCTCTACCGGCTCTGAGGCGATCCATGACGCTCCTGTCCACCGACATGGCGCTGCTGCTCTCCGGCGTCGCCATGGTCCTGATCCTCGCCGAGACCATGCTCGGCGTGACCGGCACCGCGCTCTTCGTCCGCGACGAGACAAAACGTCGCCCTTGAGCCGAGGGACGTGATCTTCGACGGCCGGCCTTCCGACGGGAGGCCGGTCGTCGCCGTTCTGGGCGCCCCGTCACGGCTGCCATGCGTCCTTTCACGCATCTGTGCGGGCGGAACCCGCCACAAACGCCTTGAGTTGGTCACATTGATTGCCATAGGTGAGGCTGACGCCGCTTGGCATTCCTTAAGGATAATGGTGTTTGCTCCCCGCCGGCGGGAGCGGACCCCGCCGATGATCCGGAGCCGACCTTTGACCGATCGCTTCACCACCAGGCTTGACCGGCGCGCGCTGCTCGGCGGCATGGCCTCGCTGCCGGCCCTCGCGCTCGCCACGCCCGCTTTCGCCCAGCAGGGCCGCGCCGCCGTCGCCGAGTGGTCCGACAGCTTCGACGCCGGCTCGCGCAGCCGCTCGACGCGCAATCCCTATCCGGTCCTCGGCCCCCACACGGTGCAGGGCCTGGAGATGGCCATCGGCCAGTATCAGCAGATCGTCGCCCGCGGCGGCTGGCAGCCCGTGCCCGATCGCGAGCGCCTGCGCATCGGCGCGCGCCGCCCGGCCGTCATCGCCCTGCGCGACCGTCTGATCGCCTCGGGCGATCTCGACGCCTCGACCGGCCGTTCCGACATTTTCGACAGCTTCGTCGACACGGCGGTGAAGCGCTTCCAGACCCGCCACGGCATCTCGCCGGATGGCCAGGTGCGCGACGCCACCTTCGCCGCCCTCAACGTGCCGGCCGAGATGCGACTGCGCCAGCTCGAGACCAACCTCGTCCGGGTCCGCGCCTATTCCGGGTTCCTCGGCAATCGCTTCATCGTCATGAACATTCCCGCCGCCCAGCTCGAGGCGGTGGAGAATGGCACGGTCGTCTCCCGCCACGTCACGGTCGTCGGCAAGATCGACCGCCAGTCGCCGGTGATCTCGACCCGCGTCCAGGACATCAACTTCAATCCCTACTGGACTGTCCCGGCTTCGATCATCCGCAAGGACCTCATCCCGAAGATGCAGGCCGAGCCCGACTACCTCGCCAAGAACCGCATCCGCGTGTTCAACGGCCAGGGCCAGGAGGTCGCGCCGGAATCGATCAACTGGAATACGATGGAGGCGATGAACTATCGCTTCCGCCAGGACCCCTTCGAGGGCAACTCGATGGGCAATGTCCGCATCAACATTCCCAACCAGCATGCGGTCTACATGCACGACACGCCCTCCAAGGGCCTGTTCGGCGAGGACCAGCGCTTCCACTCCTCGGGCTGCGCCCGTGTCCAGAACGTCCGCGAGCTCATCGCCTGGATCCTGCAGGGTACGCAGTGGAGCCGCTCCGAGATCGACCGGATCTTCCGCACTACCGATCGCGTCGACGCCAAGCCGCTGCAGCCGGTGCCGGTCTACTGGGTCTACATCACCGCCTGGGCCAATCCGGACGGCCTCGTCCAGTTCCGCGAGGACATCTACCAGCGCGACGGCATCGGCCCCCAGGCCGCGACGGGCATGGGCCAGCCGGTCGCCCTGCGCTGACGGCCCCGCCGCTTCTGCTGCTTCGAAAGCCCGGCCTTGCGCCGGGCTTTTTCGTTGGCGCGATCTGCGACACTGCTACGCTTGAAGCGTAGCGGTCCTTGGGGCATCCTTGCTCGCGAGCTCATTGGCCGCGGATCGTCGCGACATGGACTTCGAGTTGGACGAGGCCAAGAGCGATGCGCGTTTTGCGTCAGATGGCTTCGGGTTCGATGTCGCGGCCCTGGTCTTCGACGGGCCGACCCTCGAATGGCCAGACGATCGGCGAGACTACGGGGAGCGGCGCATGATCGCTCTCGGGGCCGTCGACGGGATCGTTCTGGTCGTGGTCTACACCGACCGCGGTGACGTTCGCCGGATCATTTCGGCCCGCCCGGCCAATCGCAAGGAGAGGCAGCGATGGCGATTGTTCGCAGGTCTTTAGAGGAGATCCGGGCGTCCCGCCCTAAGATCGACCGTGGTCGGCTGCGTCTCGCCTCCACCGAGGCGCGGGTCGCGGCCACCATCGCGTCGGACCCTGACATGGCCCCCGACATCGGCGGGCTTGAGTTGCCGCCGGAGCCGCGTGCGCTCAGGGTTGCCGCCCGGATGACCCAGGATGAGTTCGCAGCCCTCCTGGGTATCCCGGTCGCGACGTTGCGCAACTGGGAACAGGCCCGCAACCGGCCGGACCCGGCTGCCGCTGCCCTGTTCAGGCTGATGGCCAAGGACTTGCGGCACGCCCTCCGGGCGCTTGGCGCCTGACCCATGCCCGAATCCTCCGGCCGCACAGTCTATTTCGAGCACACCGTGATCGGCGCCTATCTGCGCTGCGCTGCGATCTGCGCCGAGACCGGGACCGAGGTTGTGGTGATGGGGCCGGCGCACACCGCGCTCTCTGATCTCGAACGGCTTGCCCGTCGTAAGCTGGAGCGTCGGCTGATGCAGGATACGGGGGAGGGGTCCTGACATCGGCACAAGGTCTGGTGCCGCGCGTGCCTTCGGCCTTGGACTTGCCACCGACGCTGTGCTACCCGCTAGCCCAGTTCCTCGACCGCCACGGCGGATGTCCGCCGCCTCACGGAGCCATCCGGATGTCCTCGTCCTCCGCTGCCGCGAAGCCCTTCGACGGCTTCTTCTCCGCTTCCCTCGCCGACACCGATCCGGTGATCTTCGACGCGATCCAGAAGGAGCTCGGCCGGCAGCAACACGAGATCGAGCTGATCGCCTCGGAGAACATCGTCTCGCGCGCCGTCATGGAGGCGCAGGGCTCGGTGATGACCAACAAGTATGCCGAGGGCTATCCGGGCAAGCGCTACTATGGCGGCTGCCAGTTCGTCGACATCGCCGAGACGGTCGCCATCGAGCGCGCCACCAAGCTGTTCGGCTGCCGCTTCGCCAATGTCCAGCCGAACTCCGGCAGCCAGGCCAACCAGGCGGTGTTCCTCGCCCTGATGCAGCCGGGCGACACCTTCATGGGCCTCGACCTTGCCGCCGGCGGCCACCTCACCCACGGCTCGCCGGTCAACGTCTCCGGCAAGTGGTTCAAGGTCGCGCCCTACACGGTGCGCCGCGAGGACCAGCTCATCGACATGGACGAGGTCGCCCGCATCGCCCGCGAGGCCAAGCCCAAGGTCATCGTCGCCGGTGGCTCGGCCTATGCCCGCTTCTGGGACTTCGCCCGCTTCCGCGCCATCGCGGATGAGGTCGGCGCCTATCTCTTCGTCGACATGGCGCATTTCGCCGGCCTGGTGGCGGGCGGCGCCCATCCCTCGCCGTTCCCGCATGCCCATGTGGCGACGACCACGACCCACAAGACCCTGCGCGGCCCGCGCGGCGGCATGATCCTCACCGACGACGAGGAGCTGGCGAAGAAGTTCAACTCGGCGGTCTTCCCCGGCATGCAGGGCGGCCCGCTCATGCATGTCATCGCCGCCAAGGCGGTCGCCTTCGGCGAGGCACTCCGCCCCGAGTTCAAGGCCTATTCCCATGCCGTCGTCGCCAATGCCAAGGCGCTGGCCGAGACGCTGAAGAGCGCCGGCTTCGACCTCGTCACCGGCGGCACCGACAACCACCTGATGCTGGTCGACCTGCGCCCGAAGAACCTCACCGGCAAGGCCTCCGAGGCCGCCCTGGGGCGCGCCTACATCACCTGCAACAAGAACGGCATCCCCTTCGACCCGCAGAAGCCCTTCGTCACCTCGGGCGTCCGTCTCGGCACGCCCGCCGGCACGACCCGCGGCTTCGGCATCGCCGAATTCAAGCGCGTCGGCGAGCTGATCGCCGAGACGCTGGACGGCCTGTCCCGCGCCAATTCCGACGAGGGCAATGCCCAGGTGGAGGCGATCGTGCGGGAGAAGGTGAAAGACCTGACCGCCCGCTTCCCCATCTATTCCTGACGGGACGACGAGGCCGTGCGATGCCCCTTCTGCGGGTTCGCCGACACGCAGGTGAAGGACAGCCGTCCCACCGAGGACGGTTCGGCGATCCGTCGCCGCCGCGTCTGCACGGAATGCGGCGGCCGCTTCACCACCTTCGAGCGGGTGCAGCTGCGCGAACTCATCGTGGTCAAGCGATCCGGCAAGCGCGTGCCCTTCGACCGCGACAAGCTCATGCGCTCCATCCAGATCGCGCTGCGCAAGCGGCCGGTGGACCCCGAGCGCGTCGAGCGCCTGGTCTCCGGCATCGTCCGCCAGCTTGAGGCCTCCGGTGAGTCGGACATTCCCGCCGAGAACATCGGCCGCATCGTCATGGAGGCGCTGAAAGCCCTCGACGACGTCGCCTATGTCCGCTTCGCCTCGGTCTACCGCAATTTCCGCGATCCCCGCGAGTTCCAGCAGCTGATCGGCGAGATGTCCGAGGACGGCGAGGGCACGACCGAGCCCGGGCGCGGCTAGCGTCATGGCCGCTGGCGCCTTCACCGCGGTCGATGCCGCCCATATGGACCACGCGCTGCGCCTCGGCCGGCGTCACCTCGGCCTTGCCTGGCCCAATCCCTCGGTCGGCTGCGTTCTCGTCAAGAACGGCGTGATCGTCGGCCGCGGCGTCACCCAGGTCGGCGGCCGCCCGCATGGCGAGACCACGGCCATCGCCCATGCGCTCGCCGCCTCCGGGCCCCGCGCCACCCATGGCGCCACCGCCTATGTCACGCTGGAGCCCTGCTCGCATTACGGCCGCACGGCGCCCTGTTCCGATGCCCTGGCGCGAGCCGGCATCGCCCGCGTCGTCTGCGCCATCGGCGATCCCGACCCGCGCGTCCACGGCCGTGGCTTCCACATGCTGCGCGCCTATGGCATCGCCGTCGATGTCGGCGTCGGTGCTGCGGAGGCCGCCCTCGACCATCGCGGCCACTTCACCCGCGTGCGCCAGGGCCGGCCCTTCGTCCAGCTGAAGATGGCGCTCTCCGCCGATGGCTTCGTCGCGGCGGCCGGCGGCGCGCGCACCCAGATCAGCTGCCCCGAGGCCACCGTTCAGCTCCACCTCGTCCGCGCCATGGCCGATGCCATCATGATCGGCATCGGCACGGTGCTGGCCGATGACCCGCTGCTCACCTGCCGCCTGCCGGGGATGGAGGACCGCTCGCCGGTCCGCGTCATCATCGATTCCAAGCTCCGCCTGCCGCTGACCTCCCGCCTTGTCGCCACCGCCCGCGACGTGCCGACATGGGTCGTCTCGACGGTCGGTGCGCCGCCCGAGGCCGAGCGGGCGCTGCGCCAGGCCGGCTGCGAGGTCATGCTGGTGAGCCGCCTCGCCGACGGCTCGGTCGACATGGGCGCGGCGCTCCGCCTCCTCTCCGCCCGCGGCATCACCCGCGTCATGAGCGAAGGCGGCCCGATCCTCGGAGCGACGCTGATGCGCCAGGCGCTCGCCGACGAGATCATCGTCGCGCGCTCGCCGACCACGCTCGGCGACGGCGTCCCCGGCTTCGTCATCCCCATGCCCGAGCGCTACCGCCTCGCCGGGAGCCGCACCGCCGGCTGCGACCTCATCGAAA
This portion of the Phreatobacter oligotrophus genome encodes:
- a CDS encoding L,D-transpeptidase family protein, which produces MTDRFTTRLDRRALLGGMASLPALALATPAFAQQGRAAVAEWSDSFDAGSRSRSTRNPYPVLGPHTVQGLEMAIGQYQQIVARGGWQPVPDRERLRIGARRPAVIALRDRLIASGDLDASTGRSDIFDSFVDTAVKRFQTRHGISPDGQVRDATFAALNVPAEMRLRQLETNLVRVRAYSGFLGNRFIVMNIPAAQLEAVENGTVVSRHVTVVGKIDRQSPVISTRVQDINFNPYWTVPASIIRKDLIPKMQAEPDYLAKNRIRVFNGQGQEVAPESINWNTMEAMNYRFRQDPFEGNSMGNVRINIPNQHAVYMHDTPSKGLFGEDQRFHSSGCARVQNVRELIAWILQGTQWSRSEIDRIFRTTDRVDAKPLQPVPVYWVYITAWANPDGLVQFREDIYQRDGIGPQAATGMGQPVALR
- the ldtR gene encoding transcriptional regulator LdtR, with the translated sequence MMTKTREVASPPISPERLERFEAITPVYMEALTLIERLHRRLLDVIKDEFDRRSRSDINAVQALLLFNIGDRELTAGELRTKGYYLGSNVSYNLKKLVEMGYLSHQRSRIDRRSVRISLTDKGHEIAAIVQALYAKHVRTVEQVGGVSLDDFKALNKSLLRLERFWTDQILYRL
- the ribD gene encoding bifunctional diaminohydroxyphosphoribosylaminopyrimidine deaminase/5-amino-6-(5-phosphoribosylamino)uracil reductase RibD, which codes for MAAGAFTAVDAAHMDHALRLGRRHLGLAWPNPSVGCVLVKNGVIVGRGVTQVGGRPHGETTAIAHALAASGPRATHGATAYVTLEPCSHYGRTAPCSDALARAGIARVVCAIGDPDPRVHGRGFHMLRAYGIAVDVGVGAAEAALDHRGHFTRVRQGRPFVQLKMALSADGFVAAAGGARTQISCPEATVQLHLVRAMADAIMIGIGTVLADDPLLTCRLPGMEDRSPVRVIIDSKLRLPLTSRLVATARDVPTWVVSTVGAPPEAERALRQAGCEVMLVSRLADGSVDMGAALRLLSARGITRVMSEGGPILGATLMRQALADEIIVARSPTTLGDGVPGFVIPMPERYRLAGSRTAGCDLIETFRPDPAA
- a CDS encoding BrnT family toxin, translated to MDFELDEAKSDARFASDGFGFDVAALVFDGPTLEWPDDRRDYGERRMIALGAVDGIVLVVVYTDRGDVRRIISARPANRKERQRWRLFAGL
- a CDS encoding DUF6898 family protein: MPESSGRTVYFEHTVIGAYLRCAAICAETGTEVVVMGPAHTALSDLERLARRKLERRLMQDTGEGS
- the glyA gene encoding serine hydroxymethyltransferase, which codes for MSSSSAAAKPFDGFFSASLADTDPVIFDAIQKELGRQQHEIELIASENIVSRAVMEAQGSVMTNKYAEGYPGKRYYGGCQFVDIAETVAIERATKLFGCRFANVQPNSGSQANQAVFLALMQPGDTFMGLDLAAGGHLTHGSPVNVSGKWFKVAPYTVRREDQLIDMDEVARIAREAKPKVIVAGGSAYARFWDFARFRAIADEVGAYLFVDMAHFAGLVAGGAHPSPFPHAHVATTTTHKTLRGPRGGMILTDDEELAKKFNSAVFPGMQGGPLMHVIAAKAVAFGEALRPEFKAYSHAVVANAKALAETLKSAGFDLVTGGTDNHLMLVDLRPKNLTGKASEAALGRAYITCNKNGIPFDPQKPFVTSGVRLGTPAGTTRGFGIAEFKRVGELIAETLDGLSRANSDEGNAQVEAIVREKVKDLTARFPIYS
- the nrdR gene encoding transcriptional regulator NrdR translates to MRCPFCGFADTQVKDSRPTEDGSAIRRRRVCTECGGRFTTFERVQLRELIVVKRSGKRVPFDRDKLMRSIQIALRKRPVDPERVERLVSGIVRQLEASGESDIPAENIGRIVMEALKALDDVAYVRFASVYRNFRDPREFQQLIGEMSEDGEGTTEPGRG
- the mmsB gene encoding 3-hydroxyisobutyrate dehydrogenase — encoded protein: MSTIAFIGLGNMGGPMAANLIKAGHRVIGTDLAPAAVERHVAAGGVAGASIAAAVAEADVVVTMLPSGREVKALYGGAQGIIASAKAGAILIDSSTIDVDSARAVATDAAARGLAMIDAPVSGGVGGATAGTLTFMCGGDDAAFARAKPYLEAMGKTIVHAGGPGNGQAAKICNNMILGITMIATSEAFVLAEKLGLDAQKLFDIASKSSGQSWSLTTYCPVPGPVPTSPANRSYQAGFTAAMMLKDLKLAQDAARSAGAVTPLGAEATALYGLYAAQGEASTDFSGIVNFLRGK
- a CDS encoding helix-turn-helix domain-containing protein, coding for MAIVRRSLEEIRASRPKIDRGRLRLASTEARVAATIASDPDMAPDIGGLELPPEPRALRVAARMTQDEFAALLGIPVATLRNWEQARNRPDPAAAALFRLMAKDLRHALRALGA